One part of the uncultured Celeribacter sp. genome encodes these proteins:
- a CDS encoding homocysteine S-methyltransferase family protein, producing the protein MTDGLNLPIGVYVNIFTARGKDGEAYEVLPAFWTDIWTIAGATLIGGCYGIGSDHISARHTQHKSA; encoded by the coding sequence ATGACGGACGGCCTCAATCTGCCCATAGGGGTCTATGTCAATATCTTCACCGCCCGTGGCAAGGACGGGGAGGCATATGAGGTGCTCCCCGCGTTCTGGACCGATATCTGGACCATAGCGGGTGCGACGCTGATCGGCGGCTGCTATGGCATCGGCTCCGATCATATTTCCGCGCGGCACACCCAGCACAAAAGCGCCTGA
- a CDS encoding LysR family transcriptional regulator, whose product MIDLQPLAILREIDRTGSLTQAADKLFLTQSAVSHAIRRFEERYEVKLWKREGHKLRLTPAGEYLLGLANRVLPQLEYGAVVLEDYARGRRGAIRVGMECHPCQDWLMRVVDPFLSQWPDVDLDVTTAFQFGGLAALLSHEIDILVTPDPVEQPGVEYQPVFDYELVLAVADTHPLAGKDRAEPADLAGETLITYPVSRERLDIYTQFLIPAHALPRRHRTVETTDLMLRLVASGRAVSATPDWLLREAKGVWGVRLGQGIAKSIHLGHRKGERPNYLSGFMELAATVEI is encoded by the coding sequence GTGATCGATCTTCAGCCGCTGGCCATTCTGCGTGAAATTGACCGAACAGGCAGTCTGACTCAGGCCGCCGATAAATTATTTCTGACGCAATCCGCCGTCAGCCATGCCATTCGGCGTTTCGAAGAACGCTATGAGGTGAAACTCTGGAAGCGCGAAGGTCACAAACTGCGCCTGACCCCGGCGGGGGAGTATCTTCTGGGGTTGGCCAATCGCGTGTTGCCGCAGCTTGAATATGGCGCCGTGGTGCTTGAGGATTATGCCCGCGGGCGGCGCGGCGCGATCCGGGTGGGAATGGAATGCCACCCCTGCCAAGACTGGCTGATGCGCGTGGTCGATCCGTTTCTGTCGCAATGGCCCGATGTGGATTTAGACGTGACGACAGCCTTTCAGTTCGGCGGCCTGGCCGCGCTTTTGAGCCATGAAATCGACATTCTAGTCACTCCCGATCCGGTCGAACAGCCGGGGGTCGAGTATCAGCCGGTCTTTGACTATGAGTTGGTTCTGGCCGTGGCCGACACCCATCCGCTGGCGGGCAAAGATCGGGCAGAACCGGCGGATCTGGCGGGGGAAACCCTGATTACCTATCCGGTCTCCCGCGAGAGGCTTGATATTTATACCCAATTCCTGATTCCCGCCCATGCCCTGCCACGCCGACATCGAACTGTGGAAACCACCGATCTGATGCTGCGGCTGGTGGCGTCGGGCCGTGCGGTTAGCGCAACGCCAGATTGGTTGCTGCGCGAAGCCAAGGGGGTGTGGGGCGTACGTCTGGGGCAGGGGATAGCAAAGTCGATTCATTTGGGTCATCGTAAGGGGGAACGCCCCAATTATCTGAGCGGCTTCATGGAACTGGCTGCCACCGTGGAAATCTGA
- a CDS encoding DUF1852 domain-containing protein produces the protein MTEDFAFKISTLRFDENYSPADHTRLTTNFANLARGKNRQENLRRALRMIDNRFNMLAHWDNPKGDRYAVELEIVSADLDVEGNGSDFPAIEVLKTTIADHKTGARIEGIVGNSFSSYVRDYDFSVRLLDHNKGRDGFSVPENYGDLHGNLFKLFVTSPAYQENFTKRPAFCLSVSHNKTYHRTANEHPVLGFEYLPDDTSLTEAYFKKMGLQVRYFMPKNSAAPLAFYFFGDLLNDYTNLELISTISTMESFQRIYRPEIYNANAPAGVVYQPSLDHQDYSPTRIVYDREERSQLAVKQGKYTEEHFIKPHQSRLEAWSAKFAAE, from the coding sequence ATGACCGAAGATTTTGCATTCAAAATTTCGACCCTTCGCTTCGACGAAAACTATTCCCCGGCGGATCACACCCGGCTGACGACCAATTTTGCCAATCTGGCACGTGGGAAAAACCGTCAAGAAAACCTGCGCCGGGCTTTGCGGATGATCGACAATCGCTTCAACATGCTGGCTCACTGGGACAACCCCAAGGGGGACCGCTACGCCGTCGAGCTGGAAATCGTCTCCGCTGATCTGGACGTCGAAGGCAATGGCAGTGACTTCCCGGCGATCGAGGTTCTGAAAACCACCATCGCCGATCACAAAACAGGTGCGCGGATCGAAGGTATCGTCGGAAACAGCTTTTCTTCCTATGTTCGCGACTACGATTTCAGCGTACGCCTTTTGGACCACAACAAGGGCCGCGACGGGTTCAGCGTGCCGGAAAACTACGGCGATTTGCACGGCAATCTCTTCAAACTCTTCGTCACGTCTCCCGCCTATCAGGAGAATTTCACAAAACGTCCTGCGTTCTGCCTGAGCGTATCGCACAACAAGACCTACCACCGTACCGCCAACGAACACCCGGTTCTGGGTTTTGAATACCTGCCCGACGACACCTCGCTGACCGAAGCCTATTTCAAGAAAATGGGCCTTCAGGTGCGATATTTTATGCCGAAAAACAGTGCCGCCCCGCTGGCTTTCTATTTCTTCGGCGATCTGCTCAATGATTACACGAACCTCGAACTGATCTCGACGATCAGCACGATGGAGAGCTTTCAGCGGATCTATCGTCCGGAAATCTATAACGCCAACGCACCCGCGGGTGTCGTGTACCAGCCGAGCCTCGATCATCAGGACTATTCGCCAACGCGCATCGTCTATGATCGTGAAGAACGCAGCCAGCTGGCGGTCAAGCAGGGCAAATACACCGAAGAGCACTTCATCAAACCGCACCAATCCCGTCTTGAAGCCTGGTCGGCAAAATTCGCCGCTGAATAA
- a CDS encoding methionine synthase, with the protein MNKLLPTSTAGSLPKPSWLSETEKLWSPWKLEGSALVEGKQDALRVTLLEQRLAGIDIVSDGEQTRQHFVTTFIEGLDGVDFEKRKTVKIRNRYDASVPTVVGAVSRPKSVFVEDAKFLRSQTKAPIKWALPGPMTMIDTLYDAHYKSREKLAWEFAKLLNEEAKELEAAGVDIIQFDEPAFNVFFDEVNDWGMATLERAMEGLTCQKAVHICYGYGIKANTDWKKTLGSEWRQYELIFPSIQKSSVDLVSLECHNSHVPLDLIELIRGKKVMVGSIDVANKTIETPEEVAATLRKALQFVDADKLYPCTNCGMAPLSREVARGKLNALSAGAEIVRRELQA; encoded by the coding sequence ATGAACAAACTGCTTCCCACTTCCACCGCCGGTAGCCTGCCGAAACCCTCTTGGCTGTCCGAGACCGAAAAGCTCTGGTCGCCCTGGAAACTCGAAGGCTCGGCTCTGGTCGAGGGCAAACAGGATGCGCTGCGCGTCACGCTCTTGGAGCAACGGTTAGCGGGCATCGACATCGTCAGCGACGGCGAACAGACCCGCCAGCACTTTGTCACCACCTTCATCGAAGGCCTCGACGGTGTCGATTTCGAGAAACGTAAGACTGTAAAAATCCGGAATCGTTATGACGCCAGCGTGCCGACCGTCGTTGGTGCCGTGTCGCGCCCGAAATCCGTCTTTGTCGAAGATGCCAAGTTCCTGCGCAGCCAGACCAAAGCCCCGATCAAATGGGCTCTGCCGGGCCCTATGACCATGATCGACACGCTTTATGACGCCCATTACAAAAGTCGCGAAAAGCTGGCTTGGGAATTCGCCAAACTTCTCAATGAGGAGGCCAAAGAGCTTGAGGCCGCAGGAGTCGACATCATCCAGTTTGACGAGCCTGCCTTCAACGTCTTTTTCGACGAAGTGAACGACTGGGGCATGGCTACGCTGGAACGCGCCATGGAGGGTCTGACATGTCAGAAGGCAGTCCATATCTGCTATGGCTATGGCATCAAGGCGAACACCGACTGGAAGAAAACCCTTGGCTCTGAATGGCGTCAATACGAGCTGATTTTCCCGAGCATTCAGAAATCCAGCGTCGATCTGGTCTCGCTTGAGTGCCACAACTCCCATGTGCCCTTGGATCTGATCGAGCTGATCAGGGGCAAGAAGGTGATGGTTGGCTCCATCGACGTAGCGAACAAAACCATCGAGACGCCCGAAGAGGTCGCCGCCACCCTGCGCAAAGCGCTGCAATTCGTGGATGCGGACAAACTTTACCCCTGCACCAACTGCGGTATGGCCCCGCTGTCGCGTGAGGTGGCTCGCGGCAAGTTGAATGCACTGTCCGCAGGTGCGGAGATCGTCCGTCGCGAACTGCAAGCCTGA
- a CDS encoding short-chain fatty acyl-CoA regulator family protein, which yields MSQKGVKLNIGNRLRVLRKSLGLTQAQMAAQLDISASYITLIETDQRPASAKLLMKLAQVYDMNISELAPEIDTQLTADFEAVLKDPALELPRLPQSEIDAVLQASPRIAAALVRLQGKHTDAMMRSQTDENPLTDRNKVEVLGQIARPVERVRDWFYANSNYIAPIDEAAEAQATDMALHREEPHVALTERLTRHGIRVRILPAAVMSGALRRYDPHRKELMLSELLTQRSRRFQMGVLIARLEHEDLVNAVMVDAGFDEDCRSLARVSLANYFAAALLMPYKRFLTACEQERYDIELIGHRFGASYEQVAHRMSTLQRPEARGVPFFFVRIDRAGNISKRFSAGRFPFSRFGGTCPLWNIHGAFETPEQVQTQIIRMPEGASYLSIARTVTRVGGTYNAPAQKHAIGLGCDLSYAARLVYADGLDLGTTEPTDIGLNCYLCERRNCASRAQAPINRKLAINERERSLALFRFEGEV from the coding sequence ATGAGCCAGAAAGGCGTCAAATTAAACATCGGCAACCGGCTCAGGGTACTGCGAAAATCGCTCGGGCTGACACAGGCGCAGATGGCGGCACAGCTTGATATCTCCGCCAGCTACATCACCCTCATTGAGACGGATCAGCGCCCAGCCTCTGCGAAACTTCTGATGAAGCTCGCGCAGGTTTACGACATGAACATCTCAGAGCTGGCACCCGAGATTGACACGCAACTGACGGCGGATTTCGAGGCTGTGCTGAAAGACCCGGCGCTGGAACTGCCGCGCCTACCGCAAAGCGAGATCGACGCCGTGCTGCAAGCCTCGCCCCGGATCGCTGCGGCTCTGGTGCGGCTGCAAGGCAAGCACACCGACGCCATGATGCGTAGCCAGACCGACGAAAATCCACTCACAGATCGTAACAAGGTCGAAGTGCTGGGCCAGATCGCCCGCCCGGTGGAGCGAGTGCGCGACTGGTTCTATGCCAACAGCAACTACATCGCCCCGATCGACGAGGCTGCCGAAGCCCAGGCCACGGACATGGCCTTGCATCGCGAGGAACCGCATGTCGCCCTCACAGAACGGCTGACACGCCATGGCATCCGCGTGCGCATCCTTCCGGCCGCGGTTATGAGCGGCGCGCTCAGGCGCTACGACCCGCACCGCAAAGAGTTGATGCTCTCGGAACTCCTGACCCAACGCAGTCGGCGGTTTCAGATGGGGGTTCTGATCGCGCGCCTCGAACACGAAGACCTGGTGAACGCGGTGATGGTCGACGCGGGCTTTGACGAAGATTGCCGAAGCCTCGCCCGTGTCAGTCTCGCAAATTACTTCGCCGCCGCCCTGCTCATGCCTTACAAACGCTTTCTCACCGCCTGCGAACAGGAACGGTACGACATCGAGCTCATCGGACATCGCTTTGGAGCAAGTTACGAACAGGTGGCGCATCGCATGTCCACCCTGCAACGACCCGAAGCGCGCGGTGTTCCGTTTTTCTTCGTGCGGATCGATCGGGCGGGAAATATTTCGAAACGTTTCAGCGCCGGCCGTTTCCCGTTTTCCCGCTTTGGCGGCACCTGTCCGCTCTGGAACATCCATGGTGCCTTTGAGACCCCCGAACAGGTTCAGACGCAGATAATCCGCATGCCGGAGGGCGCAAGCTACCTGTCGATTGCCCGCACAGTGACGCGCGTGGGCGGCACCTACAATGCACCGGCACAGAAACACGCGATCGGTCTGGGATGCGATCTCTCCTATGCCGCGCGTCTGGTCTACGCTGACGGACTTGATCTCGGGACCACCGAGCCGACAGACATCGGGCTGAACTGTTACCTCTGTGAACGCCGCAACTGCGCCTCACGTGCACAGGCACCGATCAACCGCAAACTCGCGATCAACGAACGCGAACGCAGCCTCGCCCTATTCCGCTTCGAGGGCGAGGTGTGA
- the aceB gene encoding malate synthase A, which yields MALDLTHSKALVLRDVAGVGRVLTPEALEFLIALNAEFATPLRALLAARASRQHGYDTGHLPEYLTETQDIRRGDWQASGVPEALQDRRVEITGPVDRKMMINALNSGAKVFMADFEDASAPRFDVMVAGQINLMDYRDGALAFDDPKNGKSYRMAEQTATLIVRPRGLHLEEANVLINGQPMPAALFDFGLSFFHNAHELHNSGRGPFYYLPKLENHREARLWNAIFVWAQDRICLPQGTIKATVLIETLRAAFEMDEIIWELRDHIVGLNCGRWDYIFSYIKTLRAHPEYSLPDRAQVTMDKAFLATYAARLVKVCHRRGIHAMGGMAAQIPIKNDQEANTAAFDKVRADKLREVQLGHDGTWVAHPDLVPVAMEVFDRHMPEANQIKRPRQYYRIEEHKLLEPHRGRVTEAGVKMNISIALEYLSQWLSGRGAVPIHNLMEDAATAEISRAQLWQWMRHEAEVSLGEGGTRKMDVEWFGKLLQTEVSDILDRIGPAGFHRGHYASALRLLHEAVTAREMPDFITVPAYDVLNAFD from the coding sequence ATGGCCTTGGATCTGACACACTCGAAGGCGCTTGTGCTGCGCGATGTCGCGGGGGTGGGGCGCGTATTGACACCGGAGGCGTTGGAGTTTCTCATTGCGCTGAATGCCGAATTTGCCACGCCGTTGCGTGCTTTGCTGGCGGCCCGCGCTTCGCGTCAGCACGGCTATGACACGGGCCATCTGCCGGAATATCTCACTGAGACCCAGGACATTCGGCGCGGTGATTGGCAGGCGTCGGGGGTGCCTGAGGCACTTCAGGACCGCCGGGTCGAGATCACCGGTCCGGTGGATCGCAAGATGATGATCAACGCGCTGAATTCCGGGGCGAAGGTCTTTATGGCGGATTTCGAGGATGCGTCAGCACCGCGCTTTGATGTGATGGTCGCGGGGCAGATCAACCTGATGGATTACCGCGACGGTGCGCTGGCTTTCGACGATCCGAAAAATGGCAAGTCCTACCGCATGGCGGAACAGACCGCGACGCTGATCGTGCGTCCGCGCGGGCTGCATCTCGAAGAAGCCAATGTGTTGATCAACGGGCAGCCGATGCCCGCGGCCCTGTTCGATTTCGGTCTGTCTTTCTTCCACAACGCCCATGAGCTTCATAACAGCGGGCGGGGTCCGTTTTACTACCTGCCGAAGCTGGAAAACCACCGCGAAGCCCGGCTCTGGAACGCGATTTTTGTCTGGGCACAGGATCGGATCTGCCTGCCGCAGGGCACGATCAAGGCGACGGTATTGATTGAAACACTGCGCGCCGCTTTCGAGATGGATGAGATCATCTGGGAGCTGCGTGATCACATCGTCGGGCTAAACTGTGGTCGTTGGGACTACATTTTCAGCTATATCAAAACGCTGCGCGCGCATCCGGAATACAGTTTGCCAGACCGGGCGCAGGTGACCATGGACAAGGCGTTTTTGGCCACCTACGCCGCACGGCTCGTCAAGGTCTGTCACCGGCGCGGCATTCACGCCATGGGCGGTATGGCGGCGCAAATCCCGATCAAGAACGATCAGGAGGCCAACACTGCCGCCTTTGATAAAGTGCGCGCTGACAAGCTGCGCGAGGTGCAGCTGGGTCATGACGGCACATGGGTGGCGCATCCCGATCTTGTGCCGGTCGCCATGGAGGTCTTTGATCGCCATATGCCCGAGGCCAATCAGATCAAACGCCCGCGGCAATATTATCGCATTGAAGAACACAAGCTTCTGGAACCACATCGGGGCAGGGTCACCGAGGCCGGGGTGAAGATGAACATCTCGATTGCACTCGAATACCTGTCTCAATGGCTGTCGGGCCGGGGTGCTGTGCCGATCCACAACCTTATGGAAGACGCCGCCACCGCCGAGATCAGCCGTGCCCAGCTTTGGCAATGGATGCGCCACGAGGCCGAGGTTTCACTGGGGGAGGGCGGCACGCGCAAGATGGATGTCGAGTGGTTCGGCAAGCTCTTGCAGACGGAGGTGTCGGATATTCTCGACCGCATTGGCCCGGCGGGCTTTCACCGGGGGCATTACGCCTCTGCGCTCAGGCTCCTGCACGAGGCAGTGACGGCACGCGAGATGCCCGATTTCATCACGGTCCCGGCCTATGACGTGTTGAACGCCTTCGACTGA
- a CDS encoding isocitrate lyase, producing the protein MAQHKTYAELRKDLEARYPESQTAGGVSIDDIIQLKIQNTYDTHLDIARDMATVMRADMAAYDADATKFTQSLGCWSGFHAQQMIKSVKRLNGTTKRTYVYLSGWMVAGLRNTWGHLPDQSMHEKTAVADLIREIYTSLRQADEVALNDLFKELKLAASEDERKAVIEKIDTFESHVVPIIADIDAGFGNEHATYLLAKELIKAGACCLQIENQVSDAKQCGHQDGKVTVPREDFIEKLRACRLAFEELGVDDGVIVARTDSLGAGLTQKVPVSAAPGDLASDYIKWLDTEQITEETPIAEGELALYQGGEFVRPRRLPNGLFPFKPNTGRARVVEDCIASLSQGGADLLWIETDTPNVDEIAGMVNEIREKVPNAKLTYNNSPSFNWTLNLRKQVREQWLAEGKIKEAEYPAGNELMKADFDETELGLEADNRLRNFQFDISTKAGVFHNLITLPTFHLTAKAMDELSHGYFGEDKMLAYVSTVQRQEIRRGISAVKHQHEVGSDLGDTFKEMVGGERALKAGGAANTMNQFAAE; encoded by the coding sequence ATGGCACAGCACAAAACCTATGCCGAACTGCGCAAGGACCTTGAAGCCCGCTATCCGGAGAGCCAGACCGCAGGTGGTGTCAGTATCGATGACATCATTCAGCTCAAGATTCAGAACACCTACGATACCCATCTCGACATCGCCCGCGACATGGCCACCGTCATGCGTGCGGACATGGCCGCCTATGATGCGGATGCCACGAAGTTCACCCAGTCGCTCGGCTGCTGGTCCGGGTTTCATGCGCAGCAGATGATCAAGTCGGTGAAGCGCCTGAACGGCACCACGAAACGCACCTATGTCTATCTCTCCGGTTGGATGGTGGCCGGTTTGCGCAACACCTGGGGTCACCTGCCGGATCAGTCCATGCATGAGAAAACCGCGGTGGCGGATCTCATTCGCGAAATTTACACCTCCTTGCGTCAGGCCGACGAGGTGGCTTTGAACGATCTTTTCAAGGAGTTGAAACTGGCGGCGTCTGAGGACGAGCGCAAAGCGGTGATCGAAAAGATCGACACGTTCGAGAGCCATGTCGTGCCGATCATCGCCGACATCGACGCGGGCTTTGGTAATGAGCATGCGACCTACCTTTTGGCGAAAGAGCTGATCAAAGCCGGGGCTTGCTGTCTCCAGATCGAAAATCAGGTATCGGACGCAAAGCAATGTGGTCACCAGGACGGCAAGGTCACGGTCCCGCGCGAGGATTTTATCGAGAAGCTGCGCGCCTGCCGTCTGGCCTTTGAGGAACTGGGTGTCGATGATGGTGTGATTGTCGCCCGCACCGACAGCCTTGGTGCTGGTTTGACCCAGAAAGTTCCGGTCTCCGCCGCACCGGGTGATTTGGCCTCTGATTATATTAAATGGCTTGATACCGAACAGATCACCGAAGAGACCCCGATCGCCGAGGGCGAGCTGGCACTCTATCAAGGTGGCGAGTTCGTGCGTCCGCGGCGCCTGCCGAATGGTCTGTTCCCGTTCAAACCCAATACCGGGCGCGCCCGTGTGGTCGAGGATTGCATCGCGTCGCTGTCGCAGGGCGGGGCCGATCTTTTGTGGATTGAAACCGACACGCCGAACGTGGATGAGATCGCAGGTATGGTGAATGAAATCCGGGAGAAAGTGCCGAATGCGAAACTCACCTACAACAACTCGCCTTCGTTCAACTGGACGCTCAACCTGCGCAAACAGGTGCGCGAACAGTGGCTCGCCGAGGGCAAGATCAAAGAGGCTGAATACCCGGCGGGCAACGAACTGATGAAGGCCGATTTCGACGAGACAGAGCTTGGGCTTGAGGCGGATAACCGTCTGCGCAACTTCCAGTTTGACATCTCCACGAAAGCCGGCGTGTTCCACAACTTGATCACGCTGCCGACCTTCCATCTCACGGCGAAGGCGATGGACGAACTGAGCCACGGCTATTTCGGCGAAGACAAGATGTTGGCCTATGTCTCGACCGTACAGCGTCAGGAAATCCGCCGCGGCATCTCTGCGGTCAAGCACCAGCACGAGGTAGGTTCGGACCTTGGCGATACGTTCAAGGAAATGGTCGGGGGCGAACGGGCGCTGAAAGCGGGCGGTGCGGCCAATACCATGAATCAGTTCGCGGCTGAATAA
- a CDS encoding alcohol dehydrogenase catalytic domain-containing protein, which yields MKIRAVVAWEANLPLEIEELGPGVTSVKPGDHVIPLYTPEDPNCLDIMSGKTNLCQTICKTQGRGVMPDGTSRFS from the coding sequence ATGAAAATCCGCGCTGTCGTCGCCTGGGAAGCCAACCTCCCGCTCGAAATCGAAGAGCTTGGACCGGGCGTCACTTCGGTGAAGCCGGGCGATCACGTCATCCCGCTTTACACGCCGGAGGATCCGAACTGCCTCGATATCATGTCCGGAAAGACCAACCTGTGCCAGACCATCTGCAAGACCCAAGGTCGGGGCGTCATGCCCGATGGCACCTCGCGGTTCAGCTAA